A genomic region of Prionailurus viverrinus isolate Anna chromosome D4, UM_Priviv_1.0, whole genome shotgun sequence contains the following coding sequences:
- the LOC125150500 gene encoding olfactory receptor 1L4 has translation METKNYSSDSGFILLGLSSNPQLQKPLFAIFLIMYLVTVVGNVLIILAIHSDPRLHTPMYFFLSNLSFMDICFTTVTVPKMLVNLLSETKAISFVGCLVQMYFFMACGNTDSYLLASMAIDRLVAICHPFHYNRVMNPRRCLLMLLGSCTISHLHSLLRVLLMSRLSFCASHVIKHFFCDTQPVLKLSCSDTSSSQIVVMTETLAVIATPFLCILFSYLRIIVTVLRIPSAAGKWKAFSTCSSHLTVVALFYGSITYVYFRPLSMYSVVKDRVATVMYTVVTPMLNPFIYSLRNKDMKRGLRKLRDRIHS, from the coding sequence ATGGAGACCAAGAACTACAGCAGTGACTCAGGCTTTATCCTCCTGGGCCTCTCTTCCAACCCTCAGCTACAGAAACCTCTCTTTGCCATCTTCCTCATCATGTACCTGGTCACCGTGGTGGGCAATGTGCTCATCATCCTGGCCATCCACTCAGACCCTCGGCTCCATAcccccatgtactttttcctcagCAACCTATCATTCATGGATATCTGCTTCACAACTGTCACTGTACCCAAGATGCTGGTGAATTTACTGTCAGAGACAAAGGCTATCTCTTTCGTGGGATGCCTGGTCCAGATGTACTTCTTCATGGCCTGTGGGAACACTGACAGTTACCTGCTGGCCTCCATGGCAATAGACCGGCTGGTAGCCATCTGCCACCCCTTCCATTACAATAGGGTTATGAACCCACGGCGCTGCCTCCTCATGCTGCTGGGTTCTTGCACCATCTCCCACCTGCACTCCCTGCTCCGTGTGCTACTCATGTCCCGCCTGTCCTTCTGTGCCTCCCATGTCATTAAGCACTTTTTTTGTGACACCCAGCCTGTGCTAAAGCTATCCTGCTCTGACACGTCCTCCAGCCAGATTGTGGTCATGACCGAGACCCTGGCTGTCATCGCGACCCCCTTTCTGTGCATTCTCTTCTCCTACCTGCGAATCATCGTCACCGTGCTCAGAATTCCCTCTGCAGCTGGCAAGTGGAAGGCCTTCTCTACCTGTAGCTCCCACCTCACCGTAGTGGCGTTGTTCTATGGGAGTATCACCTATGTGTATTTCAGGCCCCTGTCCATGTACTCAGTGGTGAAGGACCGGGTAGCCACAGTCATGTACACAGTAGTGAcacccatgctgaaccccttcatctacagcctgaggaacaagGATATGAAGAGGGGTTTGAGGAAATTAAGGGACAGAATTCActcatag
- the LOC125150548 gene encoding olfactory receptor 1L4-like, which yields METKNYSSDSGFILRGLSSNPQLQKPLFAIFLIMYLVTVVGNVLIILAIHSDPRLHTPMYFFLSNLSFIDICFTTVIVPKMLVNLLSETKAISFLGCLVQMYFFMACGNTDSYLLASMAIDRLVAICHPFHYNRVMNPRRCLLMLLGSCTISHLHSLLRVLLMSRLSFCASHVIKHFFCDTQPVLKLSCSDTSSSQIVVMTETLAVIATPFLCILFSYLRIIVTVLRIPSAAGKWKAFSTCSSHLTVVALTYGSVIYVYFRPLSMYSVVKDRVATVMYTVVTPMLNPFIYSLRNKDMNRGLKKLRNRIHL from the coding sequence ATGGAGACCAAGAACTACAGCAGTGACTCAGGCTTTATCCTCCGGGGCCTCTCTTCCAACCCTCAGCTACAGAAACCTCTCTTTGCCATCTTCCTCATCATGTACCTGGTCACTGTGGTGGGCAATGTACTCATCATCCTGGCCATCCACTCAGACCCCCGACTCCATAcccccatgtactttttcctcagCAACCTGTCCTTCATAGATATCTGCTTCACAACTGTCATTGTGCCCAAGATGCTGGTGAATTTACTGTCAGAGACAAAGGCGATCTCCTTCCTGGGATGCCTGGTCCAGATGTACTTCTTCATGGCCTGTGGGAACACTGACAGTTACCTGCTGGCCTCCATGGCAATAGACCGGCTGGTAGCCATCTGCCACCCCTTCCATTACAATAGGGTTATGAACCCACGGCGCTGCCTCCTCATGCTGCTGGGTTCTTGCACCATCTCCCACCTGCACTCCCTGCTCCGTGTGCTACTCATGTCCCGCCTGTCCTTCTGTGCCTCCCATGTCATTAAGCACTTTTTTTGTGACACCCAGCCTGTGCTAAAGCTATCCTGCTCTGACACGTCCTCCAGCCAGATTGTGGTCATGACCGAGACCCTGGCTGTCATCGCGACCCCCTTTCTGTGCATTCTCTTCTCCTACCTGCGAATCATCGTCACCGTGCTCAGAATTCCCTCTGCAGCCGGCAAGTGGAAGGCCTTCTCTACCTGTAGCTCCCACCTTACCGTAGTGGCCTTGACCTATGGGAGTGTCATCTATGTGTATTTCAGGCCCCTGTCCATGTACTCAGTGGTGAAGGACCGGGTAGCCACAGTCATGTACACAGTAGTGAcacccatgctgaaccccttcatctaTAGTCTGAGGAACAAAGACATGAACAGGGGCTTAAAGAAATTAAGGAACAGAATTCACttatag
- the LOC125150486 gene encoding olfactory receptor 1L4-like yields METKNYSSDSGFILRGLSSNPQLQKPLFAIFLIMYLVTVVGNVLIILAIHSDPRLHTPMYFFLSNLSFMDICFTTVTVPKMLVNLLSETKAISFLGCLVQMYFFIAFANTDSYLLASMAIDRLVAICHPFHYNRVMNPRRCLLMLLGSCTISHLHSLLRVLLMSRLSFCASHVIKHFFCDTQPVLKLSCSDTSSSQIVVMTETLAVIATPFLCILFSYLRIIVTVLRVPSAAGKWKAFSTCSSHLTVVALFYGSVIYVYFRPLSMYSVVKDRVATVMYTVVTPMLNPFIYSLRNKDMKSGLRKLRDRIHS; encoded by the coding sequence ATGGAGACCAAGAACTACAGCAGTGACTCAGGCTTTATCCTCCGGGGCCTCTCTTCCAACCCTCAGCTACAGAAACCTCTCTTTGCCATCTTCCTCATCATGTACCTGGTCACCGTGGTGGGCAATGTACTCATCATCCTGGCCATCCACTCAGACCCCCGACTCCATAcccccatgtactttttcctcagCAACCTATCATTCATGGATATCTGCTTCACAACTGTCACTGTACCCAAGATGCTGGTGAATTTACTGTCAGAGACAAAGGCGATCTCCTTCCTGGGATGCCTGGTCCAGATGTACTTCTTCATAGCCTTTGCGAACACTGACAGTTACCTGCTGGCCTCCATGGCCATAGACCGGCTGGTAGCCATCTGCCACCCTTTCCATTACAATAGGGTTATGAACCCACGGCGCTGCCTCCTCATGCTGCTGGGTTCTTGCACCATCTCCCACCTGCACTCCCTGCTCCGTGTGCTACTCATGTCCCGCCTGTCCTTCTGTGCCTCCCATGTCATTAAGCACTTTTTTTGTGACACCCAGCCTGTGCTAAAGCTATCCTGCTCTGACACGTCCTCCAGCCAGATTGTGGTCATGACCGAGACCCTGGCTGTCATCGCGACCCCCTTTCTGTGCATTCTCTTCTCCTACCTGCGAATCATCGTCACTGTGCTCAGAGTTCCCTCTGCAGCCGGTAAGTGGAAGGCCTTCTCTACCTGTAGCTCCCACCTCACTGTAGTGGCCTTGTTCTATGGGAGTGTCATCTATGTGTATTTCAGGCCCCTGTCCATGTACTCAGTGGTGAAGGACCGGGTAGCCACAGTCATGTACACAGTAGTGAcacccatgctgaaccccttcatctacagcctgaggaacaaaGATATGAAGAGTGGTTTGAGGAAATTAAGGGACAGAATAcactcataa
- the LOC125150471 gene encoding mitochondrial import inner membrane translocase subunit Tim9-like, with product MVSVTTGKVKFGELIFQSKKETHTSEKVTDKHTKRICTQYKCQIQEFDQIKQLKEFLGTYNKFPATCFLGCVKDPTTRGIKPEETNEALAPKAGLLCQP from the exons ATGGTGTCTGTTACCACTGGTAAG GTGAAGTTTGGAGAACTCATTTTCCAGAGTAAAAAGGAAACTCATACATCAGAAAAGGTGACTGATAAACATACCAAAAGAATATGTACCCAATACAAGTGCCAAATACAAGAATTTGATCAGATAAAACAACTTAAGGAATTTCTTGGAACCTACAATAAATTTCCAGCAACCTGCTTTTTGGGCTGTGTTAAAGACCCCACAACAAGAGGAATAAAACCTGAAGAGACCA ATGAAGCTCTGGCACCCAAAGCAGGACTACTTTGCCAACCATGA